The Vidua chalybeata isolate OUT-0048 chromosome 17, bVidCha1 merged haplotype, whole genome shotgun sequence genome has a segment encoding these proteins:
- the ZNF335 gene encoding zinc finger protein 335 isoform X6 has protein sequence MEENAVESSSDASSQAAREEPTESGLGVGSSVAASADSSDAAAGPGLLSRADDSCVGQSSDSSGVSLEEVSESSSSTDAIPRIYLPDSSSIAQSTLVSSVSTVSQSIMVSESPQVLVHSSVVTDGAIVVSDSTASTSSDLGSAIDKIIESTIGPDIIQSCIAVTSAEDGRAETTQYLILQGPDDGAPMVSQMATSALANSLAIEAVGDGPTSTCLDQPGPSEPSRQLEVLELPAQPDRAQEADGGEELDQPDLETLEEMMEVVVVQQFKCKMCQYKSVSKKTLINHMKERHFQPVGSALALKKGRPRKVGAAPKTEDEEAPEEEDDDIMDAGAIDDPEEDSDYNPAEDEPRGRLPKYGCTVATSSEERPRRRPGRPRKLLRLENVSQNMPEGGEVEPLVTSQSTPSQELQNSEAASSSSLENGTGENLAEPGISQSDSENKDPSSNTGAEDADVIPRRRGRPSRRFLGKKYRKYYYKSPKPLMRPYLCRICGSRFLTHDDLRFHINSHEANDPQLFKCLQCSYRSRRWSSLKEHMFNHVGSKPYKCEECNYTSVYKKDVIRHSTVHSRDRKKRADPPPKLNSFPCPVCNRVYPMQKRLTQHMKTHSTEKPHMCDKCGKSFKKRYTFKMHLLTHIQAIANRRFKCEFCDYVCEDKKVLLNHQLSHMNDKPYKCSVCKYSTFREDFLVSHMAVKHTGGKPFACEFCHFTTKHKKNLRLHVQCRHADSFEEWAQRHPEEPPCRRRPFFTLQQIEELKQQHSQVQAPAEPEASPPAPLGPITCHTVQAVAGAEPSVLSQGSLEGATIIYEQDVSGSAELATQTALDLLLNMSTQRELTTSSLQVAVVKPDDPGETPGPCELQAQEEEEAKVDSKEQQQKLVMLHMAEPGQTLVQEAYGEASLSGSELQQITIPFSGTAEYSIIAPISEEIQAPATLYSEEESPVETSHTVVVSGAVMTEEALKDHSNHYIMSSGVPGSQFQSMEPLSGDAAFSSPAEGQEAEPAGIKWPVVQCVTSLFQKDSSLSPASEGQEVSSPKIKWPALQGMAKKLTCKVSTAKKLSCKISTAKKFSCKICTAMFTGRAEMESHKRAHIGPSTFKCPDCPFTATLWPEVRSHMVQHANLRPHKCPHCSFASKNKKDLRRHMLTHTNEKPFACQVCGQRFNRNGHLKFHTQRLHSSEGKRPGPAAAQQTIILNSNEDTLATLHTALQAGQAVLAPERLQQALGQEHILVAQEQSVTSQEEAAYIQEITTADGQTVQHLVTADNQVQYIIAQEGVPHLLPQEYVVVPEGHHIQVQDGQITHIQYEQGGQFLPESQIQYMPVSPEQQLVTQAQLEAAAHSAVSAVADAAMAQAQGVFTAEAAAEQIQQLQPGIHYDVITLSD, from the exons ATGGAGGAAAATgcggtggagagcagcagcgaCGCGAGCTCGCAGGCGGCGCGGGAGGAGCCCACCGAGAGCGGGCTGGGCGTCGGGAGCTCGGTGGCCGCGTCGGCGGACAGCAGCGACGCGGCCGCGGGGCCCGGGCTCCTCTCCCGGGCCGATGACTCCTGCGTGGGGCAGAGCTCCGACAGCAGCGGGGTCTCCTTG GAAGAGGTCTCAGAGAGCAGTTCCAGCACAGATGCCATTCCAAGGATTTATCTGCCAGACTCATCCTCTATTGCCCAATCCACCTTGGTCTCCAGTGTGTCCACTGTGAGCCAGTCCATCATGGTGTCAGAGTCCCCACAGGTCCTGGTCCACTCCAGTGTCGTCACCGATGGAGCCATAGTTGTGTCAGACTCCACTGCATCCACTTCCTCAGACCTGGGTTCTGCCATTGACAAAATCATCGAGTCTACAATTGGGCCTGACATCATCCAGA gctgcatCGCTGTGACCAGTGCAGAGGATGGAAGGGCAGAGACCACGCAGTACCTCATTCTGCAAGGCCCTGATGATG GTGCTCCCATGGTGTCCCAGATGGCCACTTCTGCTCTAGCCAATAGCTTGGCAATAGAGGCTGTTGGTGACGGACCTACCTCCACGTGCCTTGACCAGCCCGGCCCATCAGAGCCTTCCAGGCAGTtggaagtgctggagctgcctgcacagccagaCCGAGCCCAAGAGGCAGATGGTGGGGAGGAGCTGGACCAGCCAGACTTGGAGACCCTGGAAGAGATGATGGAAGTGGTGGTGGTGCAACAGTTCAAGTGTAAGATGTGTCAGTACAAGAGTGTCTCTAAGAAAACACTGATTAACCACATGAAAGAGCGTCACTTCCAGCCAG TGGGTTCAGCTCTGGCTCTGAAGAAAGGACGACCACGAAAGGTGGGAGCTGCTCCAAAgactgaggatgaggaggccCCAGAAGAAGAAGATGATGATATTATGGATGCTGGTGCTATTGATGATCCTGAAG AGGACAGTGACTACAACCCAGCTGAGGACGAGCCCCGGGGGCGACTGCCCAAGTATGGCTGCACTGTCGCCACGTCCAGCGAGGAGAGGCCACGTCGACGCCCAGGGAGACCCCGCAAGCTGCTTCGTCTGGAGAATGTGTCTCAGAACATGCCGGAag gaggggaggtgGAGCCCTTGGTGACGTCCCAAAGCACACcaagccaggagctgcagaactCTGAAGCAGCCAGTTCCTCCAGCCTGGAGAACGGGACCGGCGAGAACCTGGCAGAGCCCGGTATCAGCCAGTCCGACTCTGAGAACAAGGACCCTTCCTCCAACACCGGTGCTGAGGATGCAGACGTCATCCcccggcggcgcgggcggcccTCCCGCCGTTTCCTGGGCAAGAAATACCGCAA GTACTACTACAAGTCCCCCAAGCCTCTGATGCGGCCCTACCTGTGTCGGATCTGTGGCTCACGGTTCCTCACACACGATGACCTGCGCTTCCACATCAACTCACACGAGGCCAATGACCCGCAGCTCTTCAAGTGTCTTCAGTGCAGCTACCGCTCCCGGCGCTGGTCCTCCCTCAAG GAGCACATGTTCAACCACGTGGGCAGCAAGCCCTACAAGTGCGAGGAGTGCAATTACACCAGTGTGTACAAGAAGGATGTCATTCGGCACTCTACAGTGCACAGCCGGGACAG GAAGAAGAGAGCTGATCCG CCACCAAAGCTGAACTCCTTCCCATGCCCTGTCTGCAACCGTGTCTACCCCATGCAGAAGAGGCTTACGCAGCACATGAAGACACACAGTACAGAGAAACCACACATGTGTGACAAG TGCGGGAAGTCCTTTAAGAAGCGTTACACTTTCAAGATGCACCTGCTGACGCACATCCAGGCCATTGCCAACCGCAG GTTCAAGTGTGAGTTCTGTGACTATGTCTGCGAGGACAAGAAGGTCCTGCTGAACCACCAGCTGTCACACATGAACGACAAGCCCTACAAGTGCAGCGTCTGCAAGTATTCCACCTTCCGGGAGGATTTCCTGGTCTCGCACATGGCAGTCAAGCACACAG GAGGGAAGCCATTTGCTTGCGAGTTCTGCCACTTCACCACCAAGCACAAGAAGAACCTGCGCCTGCACGTGCAATGCCGCCACGCCGACTCCTTCGAGGAGTGGGCACAGAGGCACCCCGAGGAGCCgccctgccgccgccgccccttCTTCACCCTGCAGCAGATCGaggagctgaagcagcagcacagccaggtgcAGGCACCGGCTGAGCCAGAGGCCAGCCCACCG GCACCTCTTGGCCCCATCACTTGCCATACGGTCCAGGCTGTTGCAGGTGCAGAGCCCTCTGTTCTCTCACAGGGTTCCCTGGAAGGGGCCACCATCATCTATGAACAAG ATGTGTCTGGATCAGCAGAGCTGGCCACACAAACGGCCCTGGATCTTCTGCTGAACATGAGCACCCAGCGGGAGCTGACCACCAGCTCGCTGCAG GTGGCAGTGGTGAAGCCAGATGATCCAGGAGAAACACCAGGCCCCTGTGAGCTACaggcacaggaggaggaggaggcaaaaGTGGACTctaaagagcagcagcaaaagttGGTGATGCTGCACatggcagagcctgggcagaCACTTGTGCAGGAGGCTTATGGGGAAGCAAGCCTGAGTGGCTCGGAGCTGCAGCAGATCACCATCCCCTTCAGTGGAACAGCAGAGTACAGCATCATTGCACCCATCAGCGAGGAGATCCAGGCTCCTGCCACGCTGTACAG TGAGGAGGAGAGTCCTGTGGAGACCTCCCACACAGTTGTGGTGAGCGGAGCTGTGATGACAGAGGAGGCACTGAAGGACCATAGCAATCACTACATCATGTCATCCGGTGTCCCAGGGAGCCAGTTCCAGTCCATGGAG CCCCTCAGCGGGGATGCTGCCTTTTCCTCGCCTGCGGAGGGCCAAGAGGCAGAGCCCGCCGGCATCAAGTGGCCCGTGGTGCAGTGTGTCACCAGTCTGTTCCAGAAGGACTCGTCTTTATCCCCAGCGTCCGAGGGGCAGGAAGTATCATCCCCAAAGATCAAGTGGCCTGCACTCCAAGGCATGGCCAAGAAGCTCACATGCAAGGTTTCCACAGCCAAGAAGCTCTCATGCAAGATTTCCACGGCCAAAAAGTTTTCATGCAAGATTTGCACAGCCATGTTCACAGGGAGAGCGGAGATGGAGAGTCACAAGAGAGCCCACATTGGGCCCAGCACTTTCAAGTGTCCCGACTGTCCCTTCACTGCCACACTCTGGCCAGAGGTCCGG AGCCACATGGTTCAACATGCCAACCTCCGGCCACACAAGTGCCCCCACTGCAGCTTTGCCTCCAAGAACAAGAAGGACCTGCGCAGGCACATGCTGACCCACACCAATGAGAAGCCCTTTGCCTGCCAGGTCTGTGGGCAGAG GTTCAATCGTAATGGGCACCTCAAGTTCCACACACAGCGTTTGCACAGCTCAGAGGGCAAAAGGCCAGggccagctgctgcccagcagacCATCATCCTGAACAGCAACGAGGACACCCTGGCCACCCTACACA cagctctgcaggctggcCAGGCCGTGCTGGCTCCCGAGCggctgcagcaggctctggggcaggagcaCATCCTTGTTGCACAGGAGCAGAGCGTCACCAGCCAG GAGGAGGCAGCCTACATCCAGGAGATCACGACTGCTGACGGACAGACAGTACAGCACTTAGTGACTGCTGACAACCAG GTTCAGTACATTATTGCCCAGGAAGGTGTCCCGCACTTGCTTCCCCAAGAGTATGTTGTTGTCCCAGAGGGACATCACATCCAG GTACAGGATGGTCAGATCACCCACATCCAGTATGAGCAGGGTGGCCAGTTCCTCCCGGAGTCGCAG ATCCAGTACATGCCCGTGtcaccagagcagcagctcgtcacccaggcacagctggaggcagcagcacactCGGCTGTCTCAG cagtGGCGGATGCGGCGATGGCCCAGGCACAGGGCGTCTTCACCGCCGAGGCAGCAGCCGAGCAgatccagcagctgcagccggGCATCCACTACGATGTCATCACGCTGTCGGACTAG
- the ZNF335 gene encoding zinc finger protein 335 isoform X1 → MEENAVESSSDASSQAAREEPTESGLGVGSSVAASADSSDAAAGPGLLSRADDSCVGQSSDSSGVSLEEVSESSSSTDAIPRIYLPDSSSIAQSTLVSSVSTVSQSIMVSESPQVLVHSSVVTDGAIVVSDSTASTSSDLGSAIDKIIESTIGPDIIQSCIAVTSAEDGRAETTQYLILQGPDDGAPMVSQMATSALANSLAIEAVGDGPTSTCLDQPGPSEPSRQLEVLELPAQPDRAQEADGGEELDQPDLETLEEMMEVVVVQQFKCKMCQYKSVSKKTLINHMKERHFQPVGSALALKKGRPRKVGAAPKTEDEEAPEEEDDDIMDAGAIDDPEEDSDYNPAEDEPRGRLPKYGCTVATSSEERPRRRPGRPRKLLRLENVSQNMPEGGEVEPLVTSQSTPSQELQNSEAASSSSLENGTGENLAEPGISQSDSENKDPSSNTGAEDADVIPRRRGRPSRRFLGKKYRKYMGRRYYYKSPKPLMRPYLCRICGSRFLTHDDLRFHINSHEANDPQLFKCLQCSYRSRRWSSLKEHMFNHVGSKPYKCEECNYTSVYKKDVIRHSTVHSRDRKKRADPPPKLNSFPCPVCNRVYPMQKRLTQHMKTHSTEKPHMCDKCGKSFKKRYTFKMHLLTHIQAIANRRFKCEFCDYVCEDKKVLLNHQLSHMNDKPYKCSVCKYSTFREDFLVSHMAVKHTGGKPFACEFCHFTTKHKKNLRLHVQCRHADSFEEWAQRHPEEPPCRRRPFFTLQQIEELKQQHSQVQAPAEPEASPPAPLGPITCHTVQAVAGAEPSVLSQGSLEGATIIYEQDVSGSAELATQTALDLLLNMSTQRELTTSSLQVAVVKPDDPGETPGPCELQAQEEEEAKVDSKEQQQKLVMLHMAEPGQTLVQEAYGEASLSGSELQQITIPFSGTAEYSIIAPISEEIQAPATLYSSEEESPVETSHTVVVSGAVMTEEALKDHSNHYIMSSGVPGSQFQSMEPLSGDAAFSSPAEGQEAEPAGIKWPVVQCVTSLFQKDSSLSPASEGQEVSSPKIKWPALQGMAKKLTCKVSTAKKLSCKISTAKKFSCKICTAMFTGRAEMESHKRAHIGPSTFKCPDCPFTATLWPEVRSHMVQHANLRPHKCPHCSFASKNKKDLRRHMLTHTNEKPFACQVCGQRFNRNGHLKFHTQRLHSSEGKRPGPAAAQQTIILNSNEDTLATLHTALQAGQAVLAPERLQQALGQEHILVAQEQSVTSQEEAAYIQEITTADGQTVQHLVTADNQVQYIIAQEGVPHLLPQEYVVVPEGHHIQVQDGQITHIQYEQGGQFLPESQIQYMPVSPEQQLVTQAQLEAAAHSAVSAVADAAMAQAQGVFTAEAAAEQIQQLQPGIHYDVITLSD, encoded by the exons ATGGAGGAAAATgcggtggagagcagcagcgaCGCGAGCTCGCAGGCGGCGCGGGAGGAGCCCACCGAGAGCGGGCTGGGCGTCGGGAGCTCGGTGGCCGCGTCGGCGGACAGCAGCGACGCGGCCGCGGGGCCCGGGCTCCTCTCCCGGGCCGATGACTCCTGCGTGGGGCAGAGCTCCGACAGCAGCGGGGTCTCCTTG GAAGAGGTCTCAGAGAGCAGTTCCAGCACAGATGCCATTCCAAGGATTTATCTGCCAGACTCATCCTCTATTGCCCAATCCACCTTGGTCTCCAGTGTGTCCACTGTGAGCCAGTCCATCATGGTGTCAGAGTCCCCACAGGTCCTGGTCCACTCCAGTGTCGTCACCGATGGAGCCATAGTTGTGTCAGACTCCACTGCATCCACTTCCTCAGACCTGGGTTCTGCCATTGACAAAATCATCGAGTCTACAATTGGGCCTGACATCATCCAGA gctgcatCGCTGTGACCAGTGCAGAGGATGGAAGGGCAGAGACCACGCAGTACCTCATTCTGCAAGGCCCTGATGATG GTGCTCCCATGGTGTCCCAGATGGCCACTTCTGCTCTAGCCAATAGCTTGGCAATAGAGGCTGTTGGTGACGGACCTACCTCCACGTGCCTTGACCAGCCCGGCCCATCAGAGCCTTCCAGGCAGTtggaagtgctggagctgcctgcacagccagaCCGAGCCCAAGAGGCAGATGGTGGGGAGGAGCTGGACCAGCCAGACTTGGAGACCCTGGAAGAGATGATGGAAGTGGTGGTGGTGCAACAGTTCAAGTGTAAGATGTGTCAGTACAAGAGTGTCTCTAAGAAAACACTGATTAACCACATGAAAGAGCGTCACTTCCAGCCAG TGGGTTCAGCTCTGGCTCTGAAGAAAGGACGACCACGAAAGGTGGGAGCTGCTCCAAAgactgaggatgaggaggccCCAGAAGAAGAAGATGATGATATTATGGATGCTGGTGCTATTGATGATCCTGAAG AGGACAGTGACTACAACCCAGCTGAGGACGAGCCCCGGGGGCGACTGCCCAAGTATGGCTGCACTGTCGCCACGTCCAGCGAGGAGAGGCCACGTCGACGCCCAGGGAGACCCCGCAAGCTGCTTCGTCTGGAGAATGTGTCTCAGAACATGCCGGAag gaggggaggtgGAGCCCTTGGTGACGTCCCAAAGCACACcaagccaggagctgcagaactCTGAAGCAGCCAGTTCCTCCAGCCTGGAGAACGGGACCGGCGAGAACCTGGCAGAGCCCGGTATCAGCCAGTCCGACTCTGAGAACAAGGACCCTTCCTCCAACACCGGTGCTGAGGATGCAGACGTCATCCcccggcggcgcgggcggcccTCCCGCCGTTTCCTGGGCAAGAAATACCGCAAGTACATGGGGCGCAG GTACTACTACAAGTCCCCCAAGCCTCTGATGCGGCCCTACCTGTGTCGGATCTGTGGCTCACGGTTCCTCACACACGATGACCTGCGCTTCCACATCAACTCACACGAGGCCAATGACCCGCAGCTCTTCAAGTGTCTTCAGTGCAGCTACCGCTCCCGGCGCTGGTCCTCCCTCAAG GAGCACATGTTCAACCACGTGGGCAGCAAGCCCTACAAGTGCGAGGAGTGCAATTACACCAGTGTGTACAAGAAGGATGTCATTCGGCACTCTACAGTGCACAGCCGGGACAG GAAGAAGAGAGCTGATCCG CCACCAAAGCTGAACTCCTTCCCATGCCCTGTCTGCAACCGTGTCTACCCCATGCAGAAGAGGCTTACGCAGCACATGAAGACACACAGTACAGAGAAACCACACATGTGTGACAAG TGCGGGAAGTCCTTTAAGAAGCGTTACACTTTCAAGATGCACCTGCTGACGCACATCCAGGCCATTGCCAACCGCAG GTTCAAGTGTGAGTTCTGTGACTATGTCTGCGAGGACAAGAAGGTCCTGCTGAACCACCAGCTGTCACACATGAACGACAAGCCCTACAAGTGCAGCGTCTGCAAGTATTCCACCTTCCGGGAGGATTTCCTGGTCTCGCACATGGCAGTCAAGCACACAG GAGGGAAGCCATTTGCTTGCGAGTTCTGCCACTTCACCACCAAGCACAAGAAGAACCTGCGCCTGCACGTGCAATGCCGCCACGCCGACTCCTTCGAGGAGTGGGCACAGAGGCACCCCGAGGAGCCgccctgccgccgccgccccttCTTCACCCTGCAGCAGATCGaggagctgaagcagcagcacagccaggtgcAGGCACCGGCTGAGCCAGAGGCCAGCCCACCG GCACCTCTTGGCCCCATCACTTGCCATACGGTCCAGGCTGTTGCAGGTGCAGAGCCCTCTGTTCTCTCACAGGGTTCCCTGGAAGGGGCCACCATCATCTATGAACAAG ATGTGTCTGGATCAGCAGAGCTGGCCACACAAACGGCCCTGGATCTTCTGCTGAACATGAGCACCCAGCGGGAGCTGACCACCAGCTCGCTGCAG GTGGCAGTGGTGAAGCCAGATGATCCAGGAGAAACACCAGGCCCCTGTGAGCTACaggcacaggaggaggaggaggcaaaaGTGGACTctaaagagcagcagcaaaagttGGTGATGCTGCACatggcagagcctgggcagaCACTTGTGCAGGAGGCTTATGGGGAAGCAAGCCTGAGTGGCTCGGAGCTGCAGCAGATCACCATCCCCTTCAGTGGAACAGCAGAGTACAGCATCATTGCACCCATCAGCGAGGAGATCCAGGCTCCTGCCACGCTGTACAG CAGTGAGGAGGAGAGTCCTGTGGAGACCTCCCACACAGTTGTGGTGAGCGGAGCTGTGATGACAGAGGAGGCACTGAAGGACCATAGCAATCACTACATCATGTCATCCGGTGTCCCAGGGAGCCAGTTCCAGTCCATGGAG CCCCTCAGCGGGGATGCTGCCTTTTCCTCGCCTGCGGAGGGCCAAGAGGCAGAGCCCGCCGGCATCAAGTGGCCCGTGGTGCAGTGTGTCACCAGTCTGTTCCAGAAGGACTCGTCTTTATCCCCAGCGTCCGAGGGGCAGGAAGTATCATCCCCAAAGATCAAGTGGCCTGCACTCCAAGGCATGGCCAAGAAGCTCACATGCAAGGTTTCCACAGCCAAGAAGCTCTCATGCAAGATTTCCACGGCCAAAAAGTTTTCATGCAAGATTTGCACAGCCATGTTCACAGGGAGAGCGGAGATGGAGAGTCACAAGAGAGCCCACATTGGGCCCAGCACTTTCAAGTGTCCCGACTGTCCCTTCACTGCCACACTCTGGCCAGAGGTCCGG AGCCACATGGTTCAACATGCCAACCTCCGGCCACACAAGTGCCCCCACTGCAGCTTTGCCTCCAAGAACAAGAAGGACCTGCGCAGGCACATGCTGACCCACACCAATGAGAAGCCCTTTGCCTGCCAGGTCTGTGGGCAGAG GTTCAATCGTAATGGGCACCTCAAGTTCCACACACAGCGTTTGCACAGCTCAGAGGGCAAAAGGCCAGggccagctgctgcccagcagacCATCATCCTGAACAGCAACGAGGACACCCTGGCCACCCTACACA cagctctgcaggctggcCAGGCCGTGCTGGCTCCCGAGCggctgcagcaggctctggggcaggagcaCATCCTTGTTGCACAGGAGCAGAGCGTCACCAGCCAG GAGGAGGCAGCCTACATCCAGGAGATCACGACTGCTGACGGACAGACAGTACAGCACTTAGTGACTGCTGACAACCAG GTTCAGTACATTATTGCCCAGGAAGGTGTCCCGCACTTGCTTCCCCAAGAGTATGTTGTTGTCCCAGAGGGACATCACATCCAG GTACAGGATGGTCAGATCACCCACATCCAGTATGAGCAGGGTGGCCAGTTCCTCCCGGAGTCGCAG ATCCAGTACATGCCCGTGtcaccagagcagcagctcgtcacccaggcacagctggaggcagcagcacactCGGCTGTCTCAG cagtGGCGGATGCGGCGATGGCCCAGGCACAGGGCGTCTTCACCGCCGAGGCAGCAGCCGAGCAgatccagcagctgcagccggGCATCCACTACGATGTCATCACGCTGTCGGACTAG